The following are from one region of the Desulfonatronum thiosulfatophilum genome:
- a CDS encoding MlaE family ABC transporter permease: MVEFTDRRENPFAALGRRGIALINELGAMTIFAVLAVAHIFTAPLQFRKILNQLYFIGFRSLPVILLVSVFTGMVLGLQGYYTLAKFGSTSLLGPAVALSLIRELGPVLTAIMIIARAGSSMAAEIGIMRISEQIDALDTMNINPIKFLVSPRIVASLISFPLLTAVFNVVGIIGGYLTSVMLLHLSAGTYFTQIEASVVMQDITGGFAKAVVFGFLVTVICCFQGYFTHMRPNGFGAKGVSLSTTSAVVLSCVAVLVVDYVMTSFLL, translated from the coding sequence ATGGTTGAATTTACAGATCGACGCGAAAACCCTTTTGCCGCATTGGGGCGGAGAGGCATTGCCTTGATCAATGAACTGGGCGCAATGACCATCTTCGCCGTTCTTGCCGTCGCGCACATATTCACCGCGCCTCTCCAATTCCGAAAAATTCTGAACCAGCTGTATTTCATCGGCTTTCGGTCCCTGCCCGTCATTCTTCTGGTTTCCGTTTTCACTGGCATGGTTTTGGGCCTGCAAGGTTACTACACTCTGGCCAAGTTCGGCTCGACAAGCCTGCTGGGGCCGGCTGTCGCGCTGTCCTTGATCCGCGAGCTTGGCCCTGTGCTCACAGCCATCATGATCATTGCCCGGGCGGGTTCGTCCATGGCCGCGGAAATCGGCATCATGCGCATTTCCGAACAAATTGACGCGCTGGACACGATGAACATTAATCCGATCAAGTTTCTGGTGAGTCCCCGCATTGTGGCCTCCCTGATCAGTTTTCCTCTATTGACGGCCGTGTTCAACGTAGTGGGCATCATAGGCGGGTACCTGACCAGCGTAATGCTCCTTCACCTCAGTGCCGGGACATACTTCACCCAGATCGAGGCAAGCGTCGTCATGCAGGACATCACCGGAGGCTTTGCCAAGGCAGTGGTTTTCGGATTCCTGGTCACGGTCATCTGCTGCTTTCAGGGATATTTCACACATATGCGGCCAAACGGGTTCGGAGCCAAGGGAGTGAGCTTGTCCACGACTTCCGCCGTGGTCTTGTCGTGCGTGGCTGTTTTGGTCGTGGACTATGTCATGACTTCATTTTTGCTCTAG